One window of Bacillus sp. THAF10 genomic DNA carries:
- a CDS encoding 5'-methylthioadenosine/S-adenosylhomocysteine nucleosidase, which yields MKNIMVRKWTLLTMVAVLLVSVFAGCSSSTQSAAGKEKETQRPIMVQGPMPIEAEKFADRLENVKEEKSGSFVFYIGTLDNYPVIVAKTGKGMENTAAATAVAIERYNPIAIINQGTSGGHDADLNVFDIVLGERTTNLGSLKTANKDENQGTDPTEWIPMDLMASEGSAGEDPNAEKIRYYEGDKELLAAANAVIDTYTEGKIVQGTIGSADVWNNEVDRIKWFHEKYGTSVEEMEGAAAAQIADAYDIAFLGIRILSNNKVNGGTYNPETAAANQGYVYEVVKEYISTLDGE from the coding sequence ATGAAAAACATTATGGTAAGAAAGTGGACTTTGTTAACAATGGTTGCGGTACTGTTAGTGTCGGTATTTGCAGGTTGCAGTTCTTCGACTCAATCAGCAGCAGGTAAGGAAAAGGAGACGCAAAGACCAATCATGGTTCAAGGGCCTATGCCGATTGAAGCGGAGAAATTTGCAGATAGACTGGAGAACGTGAAGGAAGAAAAATCAGGATCGTTTGTATTTTACATAGGGACGTTAGATAATTACCCGGTCATCGTTGCAAAAACCGGTAAAGGAATGGAAAATACGGCAGCAGCTACTGCCGTTGCCATTGAGAGATACAATCCGATAGCCATCATCAACCAAGGAACATCAGGTGGGCATGATGCAGACTTAAACGTATTCGATATTGTCTTAGGGGAAAGAACAACCAACCTTGGTTCTTTAAAGACAGCGAATAAGGATGAAAATCAAGGGACTGATCCAACGGAATGGATACCGATGGACCTGATGGCTTCGGAAGGTAGTGCAGGTGAAGATCCTAATGCCGAAAAGATTCGTTATTATGAGGGAGACAAAGAGCTTCTCGCAGCTGCCAATGCCGTGATAGATACCTATACGGAAGGGAAAATTGTTCAGGGGACTATCGGCTCTGCAGATGTGTGGAATAATGAAGTCGATCGAATTAAATGGTTCCATGAAAAATACGGCACATCCGTAGAAGAAATGGAAGGGGCTGCAGCTGCTCAAATCGCAGACGCCTATGATATCGCATTTCTAGGGATAAGAATACTATCCAATAATAAAGTGAACGGAGGCACATACAACCCCGAAACAGCAGCAGCCAACCAAGGATATGTGTATGAAGTGGTGAAAGAATACATTTCCACGTTGGATGGAGAATAA